The DNA sequence CTCCCCCTCGGACTTCGGCTTTCACAATGCCCTGCTCAAGCCGGACGGCACGTTGTGCTTCATCGATTTTGAATATGCCGGCTGGGACGATCCGGCCAAGATGATCGGTGACTTCTTCTGCCAGCCTGCCGTCCCGGTACCGGCCAGTGAGTTTGACGCATTTGCCGCACAGGCACTGGCCTGGTCCGATCATGCAGCCGCCTTGCGCGAACGCGCCAGCTTGCTATTGCCGGTCATGCAGGCCAAATGGTGCTGCATCATGCTCAATGAATTCCTGCCCGAGGCAGCGCGCCGTCGGCAGTTTGCCGACGCCTCGATCTCTGTGACCCAGCGCAAGCGAAGCCAGCTTGACAAGGCACGCCAATTTTTCCAATCCAGACTGGTATAAGACATGGCCTATATCGATTTCCTCAGTTCCGTTCACAAAAGCACCCAGCGCGACTACCTGGCGCGCGTGAACGATCCCGAGTTCCCCAAGCCCAAGGCGGCCGAACTGGCCAAGCAATGGGGCGTTGACTACTGGGACGGCGACCGTCGCATCTGCTATGGCGGCTACCGTTACATGCCGGGCCGTTGGGCACCGGTGGCGCAGGCCATGATCGACCACTATGGCCTCAAGGCCGGCGACAAGGTGCTCGATGTCGGCTGCGGCAAGGGTTTCCTGCTTTACGAAATGTCGCTGCTGGTGCCTGGCCTGGAGATCCATGGTATCGATATCTCATCCTACGCACTGGAACACGCCAAGGAAGAGATCCGCGACCGCCTGCAACTGGGCAGCGCCACCAGCCTGCCGTTCCCGGATCAATATTTCGATTTCGTCTTTTCCATCACCACGCTGCACAACCTGCACAACTACGATCTCGACAAGGCCTTGCGTGAGATGGAGCGGGTCGGCAAGAAGAAGTATGTTTGCGTCGAGTCATATCGCAACGAAACCGAAAAGGCTAACCTGCTGTACTGGCAAGTCACCTGCGAAGCCTTCTGCACCCCCGAAGAGTGGGACTGGTGGTTCCGCCAGACCGGTTACACCGGCGACCATTCCCTGATCTATTTCGAGTAAAGCCCATGAGCATCCCCAAGACCATGCGCGCCGCCATCCTGGCGCAACTGCAACAGCCCCTGATCGTGGACGAAGTCGAATTGCCGCCGCAACTGGAAGTCGGCCAGGTACTGGTGAAGATCGGCGTGAGCGGTGTCTGCGGCTCGCAATTGGGTGAAATCGACGGCGCCAAAGGCGAGGACAAATACCTGCCACACCTGCTGGGTCACGAGGCCTCGGGCATCGTGCAGGAAGTGGGCCCCGGCGTGCGTTTCGTCAAGCCAGGCGACCATGTGGTACTGCATTGGCGCAAGAGCCAGGGCATCGAGTCGCTGCCCCCCAAGTACACCTGGCGCGGCAAAACCCTCAACGCCGGCCTGATTGCCACCTTCAACGAGTACGCCATCGTTTCGGAGAACCGCGTCACCCGGATCGATCCCTCCAGTGACATGGATGTGGCCGCGCTGTTTGGCTGCGCCGTCACCACCGGTTTTGGCGTGGCCGAGAACAATGCCGATATCCGACTGGGTGAATCGGTCGTGGTCTTCGGTGCTGGCGGAGTGGGCCTCAACATCATCCAGGCAGCCTCGCTGCGCTCGGCCTATCCCATCATCGCAGTGGATCTGCACGAAGGTCGCTTGGAGCTGGCCAAGCAGGTCGGTGCCACGCACCTGATCAATGCCAGCAAGGTGGACGCCAGGACCGCGCTGGTGGAGCTGATGGGCAAGCAGGGCATCGACGTCTTCATCGACAACACCGGGCAGCCTCCCATCATCGAGATGGGCTATGAACTGACCAAGGCCCAGGGGCGAGTGGTACTGGTGGGCGTACCGCGTGCGGGGCGCAATATCAGCATCTATTCGCTGCCGCTGCATTTCGAAAAGACCATCAGTGGCTCGCATGGCGGCGAGACCGTGCCGCACGTCGATATCCCACGCTATACCAAGCTGCTCGACGCCGGCCTCATCCAGCTCAAGCCGCTCATTACCGAACACTTCAAGCTGGACGACATCAACGTTGCCATCGAGCGTATGCGTAGCGGTGCGATGTCCGGTCGCTGCCTGATCCGCATGGACCACTGACTCTGCCATGCGCGCACTTCTGCTGGCTGCCGGCCTGGGAACCAGGCTGCGTCCCCTGACTGATTTCCTGCCCAAATGCCTGGTCCCGATCGCAGGTCGGCCATTGCTGGACTACTGGATCGAAACGCTGCTGCGCCAAGGGGTGGAGGATATCCTGATCAACACCCATTATCGTGCCGATCTGGTAGAGCGCTATATTGCCGCCAGTACCTGGTGCGACCGCGTAACGCTGGTTCATGAACCGCAATTGCTGGGCACGGCCGGCACGGCGCTGACCCACCGGCAATTCTTTGGCGAGCAGCCATTCCTGCTGGCCCACGCCGATAACCTGACCCGCTTCGATTGTCGCGATTTCCTGAGCACCCATCGGAACAGGCCCCACGGCACAGCCCTGACCATGATGCTCTTCGAAACCCCGGATCCCCAATCCTGCGGCATTGTCGAGCTCGATACCAGCGGCGTAGTGCAGGTCTTCCACGAAAAGCAGCCCAATCCCCCTGGCAATCTGGCCAATGCCGCCGTCTATGTCGTGGAGCCTGAGGTACTGACCTGGCTGGCGAGTCTGGGCCGGCACGAGATCGACTTCAGCACCGAAGTCATTCCGCGCTACCTTGGTCACATTGCCACGTTTGCCAACACTTCCTATCACCGGGACATCGG is a window from the Herbaspirillum rubrisubalbicans genome containing:
- a CDS encoding class I SAM-dependent methyltransferase, translating into MAYIDFLSSVHKSTQRDYLARVNDPEFPKPKAAELAKQWGVDYWDGDRRICYGGYRYMPGRWAPVAQAMIDHYGLKAGDKVLDVGCGKGFLLYEMSLLVPGLEIHGIDISSYALEHAKEEIRDRLQLGSATSLPFPDQYFDFVFSITTLHNLHNYDLDKALREMERVGKKKYVCVESYRNETEKANLLYWQVTCEAFCTPEEWDWWFRQTGYTGDHSLIYFE
- a CDS encoding zinc-binding dehydrogenase, with translation MSIPKTMRAAILAQLQQPLIVDEVELPPQLEVGQVLVKIGVSGVCGSQLGEIDGAKGEDKYLPHLLGHEASGIVQEVGPGVRFVKPGDHVVLHWRKSQGIESLPPKYTWRGKTLNAGLIATFNEYAIVSENRVTRIDPSSDMDVAALFGCAVTTGFGVAENNADIRLGESVVVFGAGGVGLNIIQAASLRSAYPIIAVDLHEGRLELAKQVGATHLINASKVDARTALVELMGKQGIDVFIDNTGQPPIIEMGYELTKAQGRVVLVGVPRAGRNISIYSLPLHFEKTISGSHGGETVPHVDIPRYTKLLDAGLIQLKPLITEHFKLDDINVAIERMRSGAMSGRCLIRMDH
- a CDS encoding nucleotidyltransferase family protein; translation: MRALLLAAGLGTRLRPLTDFLPKCLVPIAGRPLLDYWIETLLRQGVEDILINTHYRADLVERYIAASTWCDRVTLVHEPQLLGTAGTALTHRQFFGEQPFLLAHADNLTRFDCRDFLSTHRNRPHGTALTMMLFETPDPQSCGIVELDTSGVVQVFHEKQPNPPGNLANAAVYVVEPEVLTWLASLGRHEIDFSTEVIPRYLGHIATFANTSYHRDIGTVQSWAQAQRDFAMPPAQPQNQQAWTQLLASLGPDLPSLMAQLSAS